GTCGAATGCAGGCACGCTGATACTTGCAACTCTACGATTCTGTGGGTGCCCGACCTCAAGCTTGCTGTTTGTGGTGATGTTGTCTACGGACAAGTGCATCAGATGCTGTTTGAAGCCAACACAAAAACCAAGCGCGAGGAATGGATCCGAGCGATTGAGAAAGTCGAAGCATTAGGGCCAGCATACGTTGTTCCCGGACACAAGCAAGCAGAGGAGATTGATGGCGTCTGGCATCTTGCGGCTACCAAGAAGTACATACAGAACTTTGGGGATGTGGTGGCGAGTGAGCCAAAAGACCCGAGAGAAGTCTTTGCCAGGATGATCGAGTTATACCCGGATAGATTCAACCCGGCTGCGTTGAAATTGAGTGCGATGGGTGTGTTTAATGTTTCAGAAGAGCCGCGCGTTGGAACACACCATATCTAGGTATTAGTTAGGATATTTGAAAAAGTGGGGTCTTTTGCGACTATTTTCCTATGAATTCATGATATCTCGAGATCGTATGTCGTGCTTTTGTAGGAGCCGAACTATGATTAGTGAACAATCCGAGCCGAGGTTAAAGAGACTTGTACATTTTTATGCATAGTTGTGAGTGCAAAATGTGCATAAATATCCCAAATAGGAAACCAGGATTTCGacttcatctccatctctACTCTCTAGACACCTCAGTATACAATTACATTTAAAATCTCATAATGTCTGGCAACTCCAGATCGCAGCAATTTCGGGTCCAATCCCTTGAGGAATTCCTGAAAACAGACACGCCGTTCTTATCTTGGGAGGATCTCCAGCAGAAGCTGCTGCTCCCTCCTCAGGATCGCCCATCCATGCGCGGGCCTACAGCTTCTAACAGCATTGAATCATTGTTGTCCGCATCTTCGTATCCGGTGCCTGAGACCTCGATTGCACAAGACTACCAACGTCAAGAGGCTCCTCTATATGGCGGGTTCTCCATCGAAACTCCGTCGAGTCAAAATGAGATAGATCAAAGTGTTCAGTCGATATCAACCCCAGTGACGAGGCATTCACGACGTCGCAGTGAGTCAATCGCGAGCAGCTATTCCCCGAGGAAACGGGGAAGGCCACGCAAAGATGTGGCAGACGTGTTGGACGAAGACCCCGAGGAGGTATGTACAAAGGTCTCCTAGAGTGGGCCTCGTTTCGATAAAATGTAATAATGTTGTTGCTAATTGATACAGCGTCGTCGGTTGCAAATACGTCTGGCGCAGAGGGCTTACCGCTCGCGACGAGAAAGAAGTCTCTTACGCTATAAAAGCCGTATTGCGCAGCTGGAAAACGCGGTTGAGAATATGAGCACGTCCGTCCTCTCGCTTAGCCAACAGCTGGTCCAGTCTGGCGTCTTGGAGTCAAATCCGGAGCTTGCTAATCATCTGCATGGTACTGTGTTGACATGTCTGCGCTCCATCAAGGAAGCAGGCTGCGAAGGTGAACGAGAGACTCCCGATACTTCCCCAGCAAGTGAGAAGCCTCCTTCTACGTCCTCGATAACAGAAGAGATAAACCCTGTTCAATCTTGGGTTGTTGAACTTATAGCTCGCTCGCAGTTGGATACCTCCCAGCCTTTTGGCGCAAATCGTAGAAGATTGCAAGACGCCTCCATCGGCAGCTCCCAGTATATATCCAGCTCGACAGAGGTCACAGACATCGAGTTACCTGCATTTATTGAAAGACTGCACCTCGCTTGCCTTTCTCAAGGATATATGGCCTTGCGCGATAAATCCATCCCCATGGATCGATTGCGAAGACCGTTCCGTCTTCTTCTAACATTCATGAGTCGGGAGCGCATGACCTCTTACTTCGAAGCAGCGCTTCACTTCCGACTCAGCCAGCAGCGGCTGGATGAATGGAAAGACGTACCCTTCTTTAGCTTGGGCGGGGCAGGTACGCATGCGGCACCGGGGAGTACTAGCGGAAGGTTCTCCTCCCAGAAATGGGTCACAATTCAGGATCCTTTAGCGCAGTTTCCTCCTGATATTCAGGAAGACCTGGATGGGGAATGGTTCACCATACAGGACTTGGAAGGGTTCCTCCGCCAAAGGGGGGTCGATAAATTTGCATGCGATCCCGCAGAATCTAGACCAAGTTCGCCAACGCGAGCTGTGGTCAG
This sequence is a window from Aspergillus chevalieri M1 DNA, chromosome 5, nearly complete sequence. Protein-coding genes within it:
- a CDS encoding uncharacterized protein (COG:S;~EggNog:ENOG410PNYW;~InterPro:IPR036866), which encodes MKQQVEEPVFSTVWESRFPGQIPLPQPKVLANSLPKSNTFTLQNRWTFEAVECRHADTCNSTILWVPDLKLAVCGDVVYGQVHQMLFEANTKTKREEWIRAIEKVEALGPAYVVPGHKQAEEIDGVWHLAATKKYIQNFGDVVASEPKDPREVFARMIELYPDRFNPAALKLSAMGVFNVSEEPRVGTHHI
- a CDS encoding uncharacterized protein (COG:L;~EggNog:ENOG410Q1CR) — encoded protein: MSGNSRSQQFRVQSLEEFLKTDTPFLSWEDLQQKLLLPPQDRPSMRGPTASNSIESLLSASSYPVPETSIAQDYQRQEAPLYGGFSIETPSSQNEIDQSVQSISTPVTRHSRRRSESIASSYSPRKRGRPRKDVADVLDEDPEERRRLQIRLAQRAYRSRRERSLLRYKSRIAQLENAVENMSTSVLSLSQQLVQSGVLESNPELANHLHGTVLTCLRSIKEAGCEGERETPDTSPASEKPPSTSSITEEINPVQSWVVELIARSQLDTSQPFGANRRRLQDASIGSSQYISSSTEVTDIELPAFIERLHLACLSQGYMALRDKSIPMDRLRRPFRLLLTFMSRERMTSYFEAALHFRLSQQRLDEWKDVPFFSLGGAGTHAAPGSTSGRFSSQKWVTIQDPLAQFPPDIQEDLDGEWFTIQDLEGFLRQRGVDKFACDPAESRPSSPTRAVVSVARLMHALISKCICLGRSPGFRRCDVERALSAAVST